Within the Alteromonas sp. M12 genome, the region CCCACTGTTTTAGTTCCGTTTAATTGACCTTGTTAGGTTTATTTTTTACGTTTGATAGCTTTTTTTAGGCTTTCTACAGAAAGCATTGGTTTGGCTCTATGTAATATTCGATGACAATTTGAACAAACAACTGCTAAATCAGATAATTTAGTTTTAATTATGCCGTCGCTTTTATGTAACGGTACCAAATGATGAATTTCACAAAACTCTTTCCCTGATTCTCCGTAAACCTCAAAAAAGTCGAAGTTACAAGCTTCACATTTTAAACCCCCTTTTTCTGCTAGAACTTTATTTCGCTTTTTCTTAATAATGCTTGAATTTCGCTCTCGGGCTATATGAGCTCTTAAACGAGGATTTCCTTCAGTTCCAAAAGCTTCTTCGTCTACATCAGGAGTGTCATCACTCTCTGTAATGCCACCAATTAAATCATTTACTTTTGATACATGAACCAAGCTATCCGGAGAATCTGCATACCAAACATTACTTTGTCCAATGCCTCCTTTTACTGCCCGAGGAATTAATAATGTACGCTTTTCTATAGGTAATAAAACAGCATTACTCCATAATGCTTTCACTCTATATGTTTCAACTCCATTAAGCCTTTGTTCGTCAGATGGTTGTAATAATCTCTGTTTTTCTCTGTAAACAGTAGCGTCTTTGTACCAACCAATCACTGCTGTCCCTCCAGATTCAGGTCCTGCTAGCCAAACAACGGTTACACCTTCAATGAATGAAGACTTTTTATCAGCTCCAAGCCTCTCTATTTTTATTTGCCCAGTTGGCTGTACATATCCGAATACAGATCCATTAACATTAGAAAAATTACATACTTCATGGCCAATTTCCGTGTCGTTATAGGCTCCACCACGTTCAATAGTGTCTCCATCGATACCTTCATATCTTTCCATCCAGCCAATATTACAAAATAGAATTGTCATAGAAACCTATTAAACCTAACGCCCGAATTTGCTGCACAAACTGGTGGCCTACACTTTGTGAGGCACGAACAATGGCCGCGAGTTTGGGTCAGCAACATTTGTTTGTTATTGCGCCACCCCACTTTACTTTCGCGGCTTTGCCGCCACAAGCCTGTAACACAACAACATTGATTAAAATTATTACCCTAGACTAAACCAAACTGCCAGAAAACTACAACTATTGATAAACGTTACTTTGGACTGAATTTGATAAAACTGGTTGGGAAGGAATTATTTTTAGTTAATTAAAGCACTGGCCGATTACGGAAAAAGGCGGTAGTTAACTCAAAGAAATACGGAAAATATCAGCCTTTAGAGCAACTAATAATTTGACGAGACAAAGCGCTATAACGCTTACAATAACGGGAAAAGCCGAATGCTTTGGCACGAAGTGCCAGCGAGGATTTTTCCCAATGAGCGAAGCGAATGATGTTGATTGTTTTGTTATGTTGCCCACTACAAATATTAGTATGAGTCATAAAACTCTTTAAACCTCTCTAGTGATTCTTCCTTATTTTGCCCAAGAAGAGGCTCGTTATAACTGATGCGTTCAGGTATGCCACCAGTTGAAAACTCTACTCTAATAAGTTCCATGTAATGACTTATACCGTAGCTTAGATCCTGAACGCCAAGAGTTTTATTTTCAGAGATTGGTTTAAAAGAATTTGCATGAATAAACAAAGATTCAAGTGAAGGACCATTCTTGTGATATTGGGCATTTATTTGTACTAGCTTAATTTCAACGCCTTTTAGATCAGGCATTTGTTCTAATAAAAAAGAGATAGAACTCTTTTCAATTGCAATAGTATCTAGGGACGCTAGCTCACCCCAAATTTGCTTTTCCGATCCCTGAGTTGAAGAAATAAAGAAAATAAATAAGCATGTAAGCATCTTCAATTTCAA harbors:
- a CDS encoding HNH endonuclease, whose product is MTILFCNIGWMERYEGIDGDTIERGGAYNDTEIGHEVCNFSNVNGSVFGYVQPTGQIKIERLGADKKSSFIEGVTVVWLAGPESGGTAVIGWYKDATVYREKQRLLQPSDEQRLNGVETYRVKALWSNAVLLPIEKRTLLIPRAVKGGIGQSNVWYADSPDSLVHVSKVNDLIGGITESDDTPDVDEEAFGTEGNPRLRAHIARERNSSIIKKKRNKVLAEKGGLKCEACNFDFFEVYGESGKEFCEIHHLVPLHKSDGIIKTKLSDLAVVCSNCHRILHRAKPMLSVESLKKAIKRKK